The DNA region GAACTCGTGCACCTCCCCCCGGTCGGCCTCGATGACGATCTTCACCTCGTCCATGTTCAGGGCGTTGCGGACCCCGGCCCAGAGGTAGGTGAAGACACCGAAGAGGTTCTTCAGGCGACGCGGCGAATCCTGGATCACCTTGGCCGGATAGCCCATGGCCGCCATGAGGAAGAAGTGCCGGTCGTGCTCGGGCAGGAAGCCCACGTCGAAGGCCAGCACGCGGCTCTCCAGGATGTTGGTGATGGCCATGCCCGGGAACCACGGCAGGGCCAGTGCCAGCGAGACGACGTTGGCCGTCCCCACCGGCACCACGGCGATGGGCACCTTGCGCTCGGTGCGCGCCTGCCCGGAAACCACCTCGCCCACCGTCCCGTCGCCTCCGATGGCCACGATGAGATCGAAGCCGTCGTCGGCCGCTCCCCGCGACCAGCGCATGGCGTCGCCCTGGCCGCTGGTGACCCGCACCGAACAGGTGACCCCCTTCGCTTCGAACGATCCCCGCAGTTGCTGGCCCAGGCGCAGACCCCGGGCCTGCCCGGCCACGGGGTTGACGATCAGCACGGCGCGGCTGTAGGGGGATGCGCTCAAATGGTGGCTGCCCGGTTCGGGATACGGAAAAAGGCGGCGACGCCCGGAACCGCAACAGGATAGGGCGCTTGGGCGGGGGATTCAAGAACTGACGGTCAGCCCGTGAGGTCGCGGTCCCAGGTGCCCAGCCACGAGCGGACGCGCACCGTCTCGCCCGGCGCCGGCTGCACGTCGTCGAGGGACTCCTGCGCCAGGTCGATCCGCCAGCTGCCCAGCCACTCGCCGTCCTCGAAGGCCACGGCGACGACGATGCGCTCCGCCACGAAGCCTTCCAGGAAGGCCATGGCCTCGTCGTAGAAGCTGCCGGGATCGTCCGACCCGTCCGACCCGAAGCGGGTGTGGAAACTCTCGCCGAACCCGATCGAGATCTCCCACTCGCTGGTGGTGATGAACAGGCCGTGGCTCGAGCCGTCCCTGGGGCGCGGCACCTCGACGAGCAGGGCCTCCTTCTCGAATTCCTCGTACGGATCGAAGCGGGACAGGCGGTGCCACTCGGGCCAGCGCCGGAACAGGCGCATGGCGAACTGGCGGGAATGGTCGTTCAGGTTCTGCAGGTCGAGCATCAGCGCACTCCGGGAGCGGTGCCAGGGAAGCGGGAGCCGGGGGGGTGCCATCACGGTAAGCCCGGCCGGGGATCCGGTCAACCCGGCGAACGCCTGCCGGTGCCCGAAAAAAAGCGACCGCCGGGCGGTCGCGTCCGATGGCGGTCCGGGGCCGGATCAGACGCCGGCCACGTGGATGCGTTTGGCCAGGCGGGCCCTCTGCTCGGCGAGGACGTACTCCCGGATCGCGTCCAGGGCCCCGCGGTCGGCGTCCTGGGAGATCAGGAACTCGAGCCCGACCTCGAACCGCCGCGTGTTGCGGTCGACGAGGCGGGCCGTCGAGCGCCGCACCGCCGACAGAAGCACCAGGGGCGCATCGCGGTCGGGGAAGTGGATGTGGCAGCTCACGCAGCTGTTCAGCTCGACGGCCTCGAGCCCGGGTTGCTCGTCGGCGACCAGGCGGGCGCCGCTGAAACTGAGGTCGGCCATCTCGCCGACGAAGAGGGGCGGCGCGGCGTGATCGACATCGTTCCAGGGCGACGCCATCTCGTCGTTGCGACGCAGTTCGACCCGGATCGCATTCTCCAGCGGAATCCGGAAGGCGAGCCGCTGCTGCGAGATGAGCGCGTGCTGCGGCGCCTGGAAATACGCCACCGGAATGTCGGCGCCGGACTCCAGGGTGTGGTATCCGCGCCCGAGCAGCACCAGGGGGAAGCGCAACGAGCGGTCGCGGATGCCCACCGAAGCCCACAGCTCCTGGCCCACTTCGGGAGTCGGCGGCTGGGACGTGCCCAGTTCGACCACGAAGGTCAGGCACGGTTCGCCATCGAGGGTTCCCGGCCCGAGGAGCAGGCCGTGCCAGGGCGTGTCCCGGTCCCCGCCCGTCTCCAGCGCCACGTCGACTTCGACCTTGCGCACGAAGAGGAGGAAGTTCTCCATGGCCAGATGGGAATCGATGCGGTCGCGCGACTCCCACCCTGCGGGCAGGTAGCTCGACTCCATGGCCGTCAGGTAGTCGCCGCCCCGCGCAAGCTCGAGCTCCAGGCGCGACGGCGCCTCCGTGAGCAGGAACAACTGCCCGACCTCGGTCTCCAGCCGGAGCCCGAAGCTGCGGCGGCCGCGGGAGATCAGCGTCGTGGGGCCGCCATCCAGGCCGGTCACCTCGCCGCGGGGATTGCGGGCATCGAGCTTGCCGAGCAGCAACCGCAGATAGGTCGCGGCGAAACTCTCGTCGGTGCCGCCATCCGCGCCCGCCCCCACGGCCATCACGTGGTCCCGCAGGGCCGCGTCCATGCCCATGTGCACCCGCTGCAACGGCCCGTTGCGGATCTGCAGTTCCGCGTGGGACGGGAAGGTGAGGCTGCCCTGCTGGAGCAGGGACACGCCGTAGCCCAGCACCGACAGCCCGCAGCTCTCGTGCAGGGCTTCCTCGCCCGCCTGGATCATCGCGTTGAGGGACTCGAAGAGCATGGACATCCCCGCCTCGCACGGGTCGGAAATCGGTTCCGGAGCGCCCCCGGCGCCCGCCTGCACACGTTCTCCCCGTTACCATCGGCAGCAAACCGGCCGGGTTTACCCCCGGATCGCCGAACCGGGCCCTTTGCCCGCATTCCCCGTGACCGGGCGGCCGATCGGGCCTATCATGGGCCCGTTTCCCGACCCGGACCCCGCCCCGAAGGAGCGCCCCTTGTCCCCCAGCCCCCATTTCGACGGCCGACTCGGCGCGCGGCCCGTACCCGGCGGCGTCCGCTTCGCCCTCGACGCGGCCCCCGGGGGCGGCGCCCGCCTGCTCCTGTTTCCCGACGCCGACGCCGCGCTCCCCGACCGGGTGATCGAGCTCGATCCGCAGCGCGACCGCCACGGCCGCGTCTGGAGCGTCGTGGTGCCCGACGCCGGCCCGGGTCAGTGCTACAACTGGGTGCTGACCCCGCCCGGTGCCGTCGCGCGGCCCGTGCAGGCTCTCCTGGACCCCCGCGGACTGGGTGTCGCCGGCTGGAACCGCTACGACCGGCAGGCCCTGCGCAAGCTGCCGGACAACACCCCGGTCGCCCTGCGCAGCGTGGTCCTCGATCCCGACGCCTACGACTGGGGCGACGACGCCCCCCCGCGGACCGTCGGCCGTGAGTTCATCTACGAGGTGCACGCCGCGGCCTTCACCGCCGATCCCTCGAGCGGGCTGGCGCCCGACCTGCGCGGCACCTACGCCGGCCTGGCCGCGCGGGCCGACCACCTGGTCGAGTTGGGCGTCACGGCCGTCGAGCTGCTGCCGGTCGCCGCCTACGACCCGCTCGACGCCCCCGCGGGCCGCCGCAACTACTGGGGCTACAGCCCGCTGTCGTGGTTCGCGCCGCATCCCCTCTACGCCCGCGATCCGGACCCCGCCCGCGTGCTCGACGAGTTCCGCGACATGGTGCGCGCCCTGCACGCCGCGGGCCTGAAGGTCTACGTCGACGTCGTCTACAACCACACCGCCGAGGCGGGCGCCGACGGCCCCGAACTCAGTTGGCGGGGCTGCGACGAGGACGGCTACTACCTGCGCGACGCCGCGACCGGCCGCTACCGCGACTACACCGGCTGCGGCAACACGATCAGCGCGAACCACCCGGTCGGACGGCGGCTCATCCTCGACTCGCTGCGTTGGTGGGTGCGCCACCTGCACGTCGACGGTTTCCGCTTCGACCTCGGCGCGACCCACGTGCGCGACGTGGACGGCGCGCCGCTCGCCCGGCCGCCCCTCATCGGAGCCATGGAGGCCGATCCCGTCCTCGCCGACACGCGCCTGATCGCCGAGCCCTGGGACACCGGCGGCCTGCACCTGGTGGGCGACTTCCCCGGCGACCGCTTCGCCGTGTGGAACGGCCCGTTCCGCGACGCGGCGCGGCGCTTCCTGAAGGGCGACGCCGGCGTCATCGAGGAACTCATGGCCCGCATCGTCGGCAGCCCCGACCTGCTCGGCCGCCCCGGCGCCACCGCCGCGGACACCATCAACTTCGTGACCTGCCACGACGGCTTCACCCTGCACGACCTCGTGTCCTACGAGCGGAAGCACAACGAGGCCAACGGCGAAGCCAACCGCGACGGCTCCGACGCCAACCTCAGCTGGAACGGCGGCGTCGAGGGCCCGAGCGACGATCCGGAACTGATGGCCCTGCGCGAGCGTCGGGTGCGCAACTTCCTCGTGCTGCTCTTCCTTTCCCACGGCGTGCCCATGCTCTGCGGCGGCGACGAGTGGGGGCAGACCAGACGGGGCAACAACAACCCCTGGTGCCAGGACAACGACCTCAACTGGCACGACTGGAGCCTCGCCCGCACCAACGCCGGACTCGTCGCCTTCACCCGCCGCCTCGCCCGGCTCGCCAACCACCATCCGGTCCTGGCGCGCCGCCGGTTCTGGTCCGCCACCGGTCCCGGCCACACCGGCGACATCGCCTGGCACGGCCGCGAGCCGGGCCGGCCCGACTGGTCGCCCACCTCGCGTCATCTGGCCTGGGAGATCGTCGAGCCCACCGGTGGCGCCCACCTGCTGGTGGCCATGAACTCCGAGCCCGGACCCACGACCTTCCACCTGCCCGCGCCTCCGGCCGGGAAGCGCTGGCTGCGGCTGGTCGACACGGCCGACGCGGCGGCCGGCGGCTGGTGCGAACCGGCCTGCCCCGAACCGGCCGCGGCCGCGGTGGCGGTCGCCACGCACGGGGTCATGGTCTGGCTTGCGCAGAGCTAAATGGTTGGAAAATTGCGGTATTGATGGCACCAGGGCGCCAAAATTTGCAGCACCTGGATCATTTTTCCTGCAACTTGGCTAATATTTCTTTCCAAACGTCAGAGATTCTGATACTGTCTCCCGCGTTGCAGTTCCGGGGAGGCTAATCCCGAATCCTGCGTCAGAATCGACATCCGTGACCGACAACTCGCTGCCTCATCTCGCCGATTCGCCCAGCCTCCCCCACTGCACACCCGGCCCGGTGCCCGCATCGGACGGAGACTGCAACGAGAAAAGCCGCCCCCTTCGCCCGGGGCGGCTTTTTTTGGCGACTCGACTATTTGCGACTCGCTTTTTTGCGTCTCGGCCTTCTAGTAGCGCTTGCTCCAGCGCAGTTCCAGTCCCGAGTCCTCCTCACCCTGCCCGTAGGTCGAGACCAGCTTGAAGATCCGCGTCAGGGCGTACTCCATGGTCAGGAAGTAGGTGCCGCTCTTCTCGAGACTGTGGTTGTACTTGAGGATCAGGTTCGGCGCGATGAACTTGCCGACCATGAGGGTGCTGTCGCCCTCGGATCCCGAACCGACCTCGACCATGTCCACGCCGAAGGTCTCCGAGACCGAGTTCTGCAGTCCCGCGGTGCCGAAGACCATGGCCAGGGCCGCCATGTTCTGTCGCAGCTGCTGGCCGGCGTCGCCCTCCTGGCGCACGCCGCCGCGCTGGTCGGTGTCGAGCTCGTTCATGGGCCGACCGAAGAGCAGCACCGCCACGATGTCCTGCTCCTCGTACTCGGGCTCGGAGCTCAGCGTCACCTGGGGATCCGCCGCCGTCCCGGTCACCGCGATCCGCACGAGGGTGCCCGAGACGTCGGCCTCGAGCAACATGTCGAGCACCGGATCGGCGGGCACCGCGCCGTGGAAACCGATGTCCCCCCGCTCGACGCGGAAGACCCGGTTCATGAACTGCAGGGTGCCTTCGACGGCCCGCACGTCGCCGACGATCCGGGGCTGGGGACGGCCGTCCTCGTCGTGACCGCGGTCGACCTGCAGGTCACCCGCGAGCTCGACGTCCAGCCCGTAGCCGTGGACGCGGAAGTTGCCCGGAATGGTCACCTTCAGGTCGAGGTCAGGCAGCACGGCCGGTCCCTTGGCTTCCAGCACGGGTCCCTTCGCCTCGGGCCGCACGAAGACCGCGACCGTGTCCGCCGCCGCCGCTCCCGAGTCGGCCGCCGCCAGCGCCCACAGCGCCGGCTGCCCCTCGGTCGGATGCAGCGCCTTCGGGAGCTCCGGAATGCGGAAGAACGCCGACGGCACTTCGATCGTCCCGCTCACGCGCGGGTCGGCCAGCGGCCCCGCAAGCGCGATGTCCGTGCGGAGCTCCAGCCGCGATCGGTACGGCAGCCGGATCTCGAGCTTCGGCGTGGCGAGGCGACCGTCCACGGTCCCCGTCAACCGGGGGGCCTGTTCCGTCGCCAGCGAGTCCGCCCCGGCCCCATCGCCGCCGTTCGCGACGCCGACCACGGCCGTGGCGGCCACCGTGAACAGGCCGGACAGGGACACATCGTCGGGCAGCAGCCGGTTCAACCGGGACAGGCCGAGCTGCTGCTCGGGCACGTCGAGCCGGGTGGGGCGATCGGGGTCCATGAGCCAGCGCCCGGTCTGCGGGTCGAGCCGCCCGGGCACGACCAGCCGCGCCGCCAGTCCGGCGGTGTCGGCCGAGACGATCGCCATGTCGGCCACGACGCCGGCCGAGTCGCCCGCAGCCAGGGAGAACGTCAGGTCGGCCCCCAGGTTGGGCTCGTCCCGGTGGGGCACCAGGCGCACCTGGGCGTCGCCCGCGAGTTCGGGCGACCGGCGCGTTCCCGACACGGCGAGCGACGCGTCCACGGTCACGTCGCGGCCGCCGTCCGCCGACCAGAACTCCGCCGGGGCCAGGCGCTGCAGGAGCGCCTCGGGCAGATCCAGATCGACCAGGGCGGTCAGGGCCAGGGTGTCGCTCCGGGCGCGCGCCGTCAGTTCCACCAGACCCGGTTCGCCCGTGAGCGCCAGGGTGGACACGTCCAGGTCGCCCGGCTGCGGTCCGTGCACGACGCGCACGGGCTCCCGCAGCCGGATGCGGTGGTCGCCGTCGGCCACGACGAGGCTGTCCAGGCTGAGGGTCCGCACCGGCGCGAGACCCAGCGAATCGACATGGGCCGAGCCGGCGGTCTGGGCGCGCAGGGCCCCCGACCAGACGCCGACGGCGAAGTCGGCCCGCAGGGAATCGCCGGCGCTGCGGGCCACGTCCAGGCCGACGTCCAGGCTGTCGAGGCGGGTCTCGCCCCAGGCCAGCCCTTCGGGCAGATGCAGTTCGAGCCGGCCGCCATCCCGCGTGCCCCGGGCCGCCAGCCGCAGGGCGGGCAGACTCGCCTCGTCAGTGCGGAACCGCCCTTCGCCCTGCAACGACACCGTCGGATCGAACAGCGTGCCGGCGGCCGCGAGCCCCACCCGCAGGGAGACGGTCCCGGAATCGACCCGGGCCGCCGCGCGGGGCGCCAGGATCTCCGCCAGGCGGGTCCCCTCGAGACCGGCCACGAGATCGAAGTCCAGGGTGTCGGCGACGAAGCGGCCCGCCGCCGCGATGCTGGCCCCCTGCCAGGCCAGGGCGAGGGTGTCCAGCTGCACGACCGCCGAACGGCGGTCGCCGGCCATGACCTGCTCCACGTCGGCCCGGCTGGATGCCACGAGCCGACCCGCCTCGAGCCAATCGGTCGCCCCGAGATCGAGATCGACATCCACGGCGATCAGGGGTCGGGCCACGTCGGCATCGACGCGCAGCCGCCCGTGCAGGCGGCCGAACTCCTCGGCGGGGAACCCGGCGGGCAGGAGCACGGCCACGTCGGCCGGCCCGGGCAGCACGAAGTCGCTGACCAGGTGCCCGGCCAGTCCGGCCGCGGTCCGCTCGAGGCGGCCGGTGTTGTGCAGCTGCAGCGGGCGCCGGGTCCGCAAGCCTCCCGCACCGCTCTCCGGCGACGGCGCGCCCACCGCGCCGACGTGGTCGAATTGCACGTTCAGGCTGTCGAGCCGCGCGGCAACGAGGCCCTCGTCGCCACCCGCGTCCGACAGCGAGAGCCCCACGCCCAGGTGGCCGAGCACGATCTCCCAGGCTTCCCCGGTGACGCTGTCGAGCAGGGCGCTGCGGAAGGTGCCGCCCAGGTGCCGCACGCGGAGGCGCCCCTCGTGTCCCGCGCCCGCCTCGACCTCGGTCCGCAGCACGACGTTCCGCACCTGCTCGGTGGGCGTGAGCCGCGCCCGGCCGAGGGCGAATCGCCCGTCGCCGAGGGCCAGCGAGGGCACGCCCGGGATGGCCCCCGGCCGCGGGAAGGTGGGCGTCGCCGCGGCCGTATCGGGGGCCGCGCTCGCGCTCGTGTCGGCGAGCGATCCGAGGAGCTCCACCGAGGCCGGTGCATCGAGCCACCGGACGTCCACCCGCAGCGAATCGATCCGCACGTCCTCCTGTCTGAGGGCCTGCAGGTCGCACCAGAGCTCGAGCCGGGCGAGGTCGAGCAGGGTGTCGGCGGCCGCGCCCCCCGTCCAGACGACGTCCGTCAGGCGCAGATGCCCCAGCTCGGGCCAGGCGATCTCCCCCACCGCGACCTCGCCGGGCAGTCGGGGCGCCGCCATCTGCAGCGCCGCGCCGGCCAGTCGCGAGCGCACCCCGCCGCTCTGCAGGACGGCCCCGACGAGCACCGCCACGGCCACGATCGTCCACATGATCGCGACCAGGCCGTAATGCCCCGCCCGCCGGGCGATCCGCACCGGCCGCGAGCCCAGCACGCGCCCCGCGGCGCCGCCCCACTGCCGCATCCGGCTCACCATGGATACCCGATCCCGAAGTGCCACAGTTCGCGCGGTTCTCCGGCGACCTGGTCGGCGATGTTGCGGGCGAACCCGACGCGGAGCGGCCCGATGGGGCTGCGCAGCGACAGGGCGACCCCCGCCGCCACCGGGAACGTGCCGAGATCCACGTCGCCCACCTCGGCCCAGACGTTGCCCCCGTCGACGTAGACCGCCCCCTCGAAGAGCCAGGGCAGCGGGAAGCGCAGTTCGCCGCTCAGCAGGAGCACGACTTCGCCGCCGCGCGGGTTGCCCGCATCGTCGCGCGGCCCGAGGGCCCGGCGCCGGTAGCCCCGATGGGAGTTGTAGCCGCCGGCGTGGTAGCGGCGGTTGGCGATGACATCGCGGTCCGACTTCATCGAACGCGCGATGCCGGCCCGCACCCGCGGGGAGAAGACCAGTCCGCGTCCGACACCGAGATAGCGGGCGGCGTCGACCTGCGCCGCCGAGTAGGGCACCTCGGACACGAGCCACGGCTCCGACGTGGTGAGCGAGACCTTGAGCCAGCCGCCGCGCGACGGGGCGATGGGATCGTCGGTGCGGTCCCACTTGCGGTCGATCCAGAATTCCCACAGGCGGCCCTGGGCCTCGGGGGTGTCGGTGCTGTCGGCGACCTTCTCCTTGATCCGGTTCTCCGAAACGGCCGTGCCGAGGTTGAGAATGTCGCGCCCCCGCGGGCGGAAGCTCTGCACCAGGGCGAGCCGGTACTCGAACGACTCGTAGGCGTCCTCGTCCTCCACGATGCGGTCGAGGGAAAGCTGCGTGCGGGCGCGGGGCGAGAGCCAGCCGAGCCAGAACAGGCCGGCGCCGAAACGGCTTTCATGGGTGGCGAGCTCGCCTCGCAGCAGGTAGCCGACGCCGCCGCCGAAGCGGTTGCGGTCGACCCAGTCCGACTTGATCATCCAGGGGTTGTCCGACCACGTGCCGATCGCCGCGTCCCAGCTGCGCATGCGGCCGTTCTCCAGGTGGGCCGTCAGCAGCAGCTCGCCGGGCGCCGTCTCGGTCGTCTCCAGTTCCACCCGCCGGAAGAGCTGGGTCAGGCGCAGATCCATGGCCGCGTCGGCCAGCCGCCGCTCGGCGTACTCCGTGCCCGGCGCGATGTCGATCACGCGGTGGGCCAGGCCGACCAGATCGTCGCTGCACCCCTCCACCGCGACCCGCGCGATGCGGTAGCGATCACCCGCCGCGATGGTGTAGTCGACGCCCGCGCGCCCGCGGCCGAGCGGCCGCAGATCGTGCCGCACCGCCACCTTGGCGAAGCCCCGGTTGCGCAGGTAGGTGCGCAGGCCGAGCTGACCGGTGGCCAGGTCCTCGTCGGTGACGATGTCCCCCACGGCCAGGATCGCGGCACCAGTGGTGTCGGGCACGGCGACGCCGTCCGGCCAGCCCGCGTAGGTCAGGGCCCCGACGCGCACCGGGTCGCCCGGGTTGACGTGGATCACGAGCCCCAGCTGCCGCTTCTCGCGCGAAACGGCGACCGCCTCCGGCACCGGTCCCGCCGCGGGGTAGCCCCGGGCGGCCAGGAAGAGCCGGATGCGGGCCAGATCCTCGGCCAGGGTGCGGGCGGCGAACGGAGGGCGTTTGCGGCCCTGCAGCAGTTTCCACTGGCCGCTGAGGGCGAGGCCGCGTTCGAGATCGCCGCTCAGGGCCGGCGGCGCCCCCTCGAGGCGGAACGTCGTCAGTTCCCAGCCCCGGAACCCGCCCCAGTCGGTGGTGTCGGCCGCATGCGCGCCGGCGTCCCGCCCGATGGCGGGCAGGACGCAGCAGCAGCACAGGACCAGCAGTCGGATCCGCGCCGCGCGGAAGCGGGGAAAGCGAAGGTGCGGCATGGGAGGCAGGATAGTCAGACCGGGTGCCGAAGTCACGCGGGAACGCGGCCCGGGGTGGTGGCCGACCGCCGGCGGCGGTACGATGGGCCCCAGCCCCGGTCGCCCGCGAAAGGAAGAGCCATGAGCGACTCGCCGATCTATCTCGACTACAACGCCACCACGCCGCCGGATCCCCGCGTGGCCGACGCCATGGCGCCCTTCCTCAGGGAGCCCTTCGGCAACCCCAGCAGCGGTCACGCCTGGGGCCGGCGCGCCCGCGCGGCCGTCGAAGGCGCGCGCGCCAGGGTCGCGGCCCTGCTGCAGGCCGACCCGGCGGGAGTCGTCTTCACCGGTGGCGGCACCGAAGCGGACAACCACGCGCTGATCGGCGCGGCCCGGTTGCGCGCACCCCGGGGCGGCCACCTGGTCACCACGGCCGTCGAGCATCCCGCCATCACGGCCGCCTGCCGCCACCTGGCCGACTTCGGCGTCGAGACGACATACGTCGGCGTGGACGACCAGGGTCGCGTCGACCCGGCCGCGGTCGCCGCCGCATGCCGCCCCGACACCTTCCTGGTGTCGGTGATGCTGGCCAACAACGAGGTGGGCACCCTGCAGCCCGTGGCCGAGATCGCGGCCCTCGCCCGCGCCCGCGGGATCCTCTCCCACACCGACTGCGCCCAGGCCGTCGGCAAGGTCCCCGTCGGGCTCGACGATCTCGGCGTCGACATGATCTCTCTCGCGGGCCACAAGCTGTACGGGCCGAAAGGGGTCGGGGCGCTCGTGCTGCGTTCCGGGGTCGCGGTGGCGAACCTCATGTTCGGCGCCGGCCACGAGCAGGGCCGTCGCCCCGGCACCGAGAACGTGCTGGCGATCGTGGGGCTGGGGGTCGCCTGCGAGCTCGCCGCCGACGACGTGGCATCGGAAGGACACCGCCTGGCCAACCTGCGCGATCGCCTGGCGACCATCATCACCGCGGGGCAGCCCGACGCCGTGGTCCATGCCGCCCGCGCGCCCCGTCTGCCGAACACGCTCAGCGTCGGCTTTCCCGCCCGCATCGCCGGCGAGATCATGGCGCGGCTGCCCGACGTGGCGGTGTCGGCCGGGGCGGCGTGCCACGGGGACGCGATCCATGTCTCCCACGTGCTCCAGGCCATGGGCGTGCCGCGCGACGTGGCGGTGGGGACGCTGCGCCTCTCCCTCGGCCGCATGACGACGGCCGCGGAAATCGAGGCCGCCGGGGCGCGGATCGTCGCCGCCGCGGCGGCCACTCCCCGGGTCGGGACGGGGGATTCCGTCTAGGAGAGATCCTCGAGCGGAGCCAGCACCTGCAGCTGCTTCTGCATGGTCGGGCAGGGGTTCTCTTCGGAGAGCAGCTCGGCGAGCGTGGTCCCGGCGAACGCCTCCTGCACATGGGCCATGGCCTGATCGAGGCGGCGGTGCAGCGGACACAGGGCCGAGCTGTGGGCTTCGAGATCGAGGGGACACGATTCGATGCGCTGGATGGGGCTGACCGCGTTCATGATGTCGAGCATGCAGATCTCGGCCGGATCCCGGGCCAGCACGAAGCCGCCGTTCAGGCCGCGGGTCGAGTAGACGAGCCGGCCCCGCACCAGCGACTGCAGCACCTTCGAGAGGTAGCTCTGCGGCACCTTCATCATCGCGGCGATGGACTTGGTGGTCATCGGCGAGCCGTCGCCGGCGGCCAGGGCGAGGACCGCGCGCATGGCGTATTCGATGGTCAGAGAGAACACGTCCTCATCCTCGGCTGGAGGGGCGAAGCCGGAATTAGATATACGTATCCAAATTAGCGGGGTTTCCGGCGGCTGTCAACGGCCGAAACTGATGCCGGCGCGGACGATCAGGTAGTCCCAGTTGTAGCTGCGCTGGATGCCGTCGGGATCGAATTTGGACGTGTCGAAGCGGTTGTAGGTGTACTCCCCCACCAGTTCGACGTTGCGCATCTTGAGGCCGATGCCGGCGCTGTAGGCGGGCGCATTCACCGACGACTGGAAATACGAGATGTCGTCCTCGTCCCGCAGCCGGTTGTTGGCCAGGGCGACGCCGCCGGTCAGGAAGAGCCGCATGGGCGAGCCGCCGCCGCCGGCAAAGGCGTGGAAGTCGACGCCGTAGCGGTACATCGAGGTGCGCCGGTAGTAGGGGATACCACCGTTGACCCCGGTGTCGGTGCCGAACCGCGTGTACTGGAAAACGGGTGAGACGGCGAAGAATTCGCCCAGGTACTGGCGCCAGCGGGCCCCGAGCTGGTAGCCGGTGCCGGACCCGAACCCGACCAGGGAGTCGAAGTAGGGTTCGTCCTGGTCACCCATGGGTTCCGCCAGGCCCCCTTCCAGAACGATCTCATGAGTCGACGGCGCCGCGTGGTAGCTCGGACCCCGGGTCGCCAGAACGACGCGGGCGTCGGCCTCGACGGCCAGGAGGGTGCTCGCGAGCAGGGCCAGCGCGACTGCGGTTGCGGTTCCGTTCGTCAGGTATCTCATGATCTCGCTCCTTCGGGCGTCCGGGTCCGGTGCGAAGGGGACATGGCGGGGACCCTGGGTTGCCCGAGCGATAAGCAGGTTCGGTGCCGACCGCGCACGGTCGGGCCCCGACAGAAGCAAATCATTTCCGGAAAGCGACTTGCGGAGTGCCAGGCGCCCCGGATCCCCCACCCGTGGGCGCGTGCGGTCGCTGCCGTGTGCACCAGCGAGGACAGTCCATCCCGCGAGGGGACAGTCGGCCTCAGACGTACTCGGCCACGCGTTCGAGCTGGTTCTCCACCGCCGCGAGCAGCACCTCGGCGTCGAAAGGCTTCGTGATGTACTTCATCACGCCCCCCTCGCGCGCCTTGTGGTAGTCGTCCTCGGCCGTGCGCGCCGTCAGGTAGATCACCGGAATGTCGCTGGTCTCGGTGATGTTCCGCAGGCGTTCGACCACCACGTGGCCGTTGCCCGCCGGCATGCCGATGTCGAGGATGATGAGGTCCGGGTGCTCCTCGATGGCCTTCTTGGTGGCCCCCAGGCCATCCATGGCCGTCGACACCTTGTAGCCCTCGGCCCGCAGCCGCAGACTCAGGCTGTGCACGATATCGGGTTCGTCGTCCACGACGAGAATGTGTCCCTTAGACATGGACGGCTCCTTTCCATTCGACGGGTTGCAACTCGATCAGTTCGGGATGGTCCAGGACGCTGCGGTCGCCCGGCCGCGTCACATCGATGATGGCCAGGCGGGGCGTGGCCTCGGGATAGGACTTGCCCAGGGCGGCCTCGAGTCGGG from bacterium includes:
- a CDS encoding translocation/assembly module TamB, which translates into the protein MVSRMRQWGGAAGRVLGSRPVRIARRAGHYGLVAIMWTIVAVAVLVGAVLQSGGVRSRLAGAALQMAAPRLPGEVAVGEIAWPELGHLRLTDVVWTGGAAADTLLDLARLELWCDLQALRQEDVRIDSLRVDVRWLDAPASVELLGSLADTSASAAPDTAAATPTFPRPGAIPGVPSLALGDGRFALGRARLTPTEQVRNVVLRTEVEAGAGHEGRLRVRHLGGTFRSALLDSVTGEAWEIVLGHLGVGLSLSDAGGDEGLVAARLDSLNVQFDHVGAVGAPSPESGAGGLRTRRPLQLHNTGRLERTAAGLAGHLVSDFVLPGPADVAVLLPAGFPAEEFGRLHGRLRVDADVARPLIAVDVDLDLGATDWLEAGRLVASSRADVEQVMAGDRRSAVVQLDTLALAWQGASIAAAGRFVADTLDFDLVAGLEGTRLAEILAPRAAARVDSGTVSLRVGLAAAGTLFDPTVSLQGEGRFRTDEASLPALRLAARGTRDGGRLELHLPEGLAWGETRLDSLDVGLDVARSAGDSLRADFAVGVWSGALRAQTAGSAHVDSLGLAPVRTLSLDSLVVADGDHRIRLREPVRVVHGPQPGDLDVSTLALTGEPGLVELTARARSDTLALTALVDLDLPEALLQRLAPAEFWSADGGRDVTVDASLAVSGTRRSPELAGDAQVRLVPHRDEPNLGADLTFSLAAGDSAGVVADMAIVSADTAGLAARLVVPGRLDPQTGRWLMDPDRPTRLDVPEQQLGLSRLNRLLPDDVSLSGLFTVAATAVVGVANGGDGAGADSLATEQAPRLTGTVDGRLATPKLEIRLPYRSRLELRTDIALAGPLADPRVSGTIEVPSAFFRIPELPKALHPTEGQPALWALAAADSGAAAADTVAVFVRPEAKGPVLEAKGPAVLPDLDLKVTIPGNFRVHGYGLDVELAGDLQVDRGHDEDGRPQPRIVGDVRAVEGTLQFMNRVFRVERGDIGFHGAVPADPVLDMLLEADVSGTLVRIAVTGTAADPQVTLSSEPEYEEQDIVAVLLFGRPMNELDTDQRGGVRQEGDAGQQLRQNMAALAMVFGTAGLQNSVSETFGVDMVEVGSGSEGDSTLMVGKFIAPNLILKYNHSLEKSGTYFLTMEYALTRIFKLVSTYGQGEEDSGLELRWSKRY
- a CDS encoding BamA/TamA family outer membrane protein; the encoded protein is MPHLRFPRFRAARIRLLVLCCCCVLPAIGRDAGAHAADTTDWGGFRGWELTTFRLEGAPPALSGDLERGLALSGQWKLLQGRKRPPFAARTLAEDLARIRLFLAARGYPAAGPVPEAVAVSREKRQLGLVIHVNPGDPVRVGALTYAGWPDGVAVPDTTGAAILAVGDIVTDEDLATGQLGLRTYLRNRGFAKVAVRHDLRPLGRGRAGVDYTIAAGDRYRIARVAVEGCSDDLVGLAHRVIDIAPGTEYAERRLADAAMDLRLTQLFRRVELETTETAPGELLLTAHLENGRMRSWDAAIGTWSDNPWMIKSDWVDRNRFGGGVGYLLRGELATHESRFGAGLFWLGWLSPRARTQLSLDRIVEDEDAYESFEYRLALVQSFRPRGRDILNLGTAVSENRIKEKVADSTDTPEAQGRLWEFWIDRKWDRTDDPIAPSRGGWLKVSLTTSEPWLVSEVPYSAAQVDAARYLGVGRGLVFSPRVRAGIARSMKSDRDVIANRRYHAGGYNSHRGYRRRALGPRDDAGNPRGGEVVLLLSGELRFPLPWLFEGAVYVDGGNVWAEVGDVDLGTFPVAAGVALSLRSPIGPLRVGFARNIADQVAGEPRELWHFGIGYPW
- a CDS encoding cysteine desulfurase; amino-acid sequence: MSDSPIYLDYNATTPPDPRVADAMAPFLREPFGNPSSGHAWGRRARAAVEGARARVAALLQADPAGVVFTGGGTEADNHALIGAARLRAPRGGHLVTTAVEHPAITAACRHLADFGVETTYVGVDDQGRVDPAAVAAACRPDTFLVSVMLANNEVGTLQPVAEIAALARARGILSHTDCAQAVGKVPVGLDDLGVDMISLAGHKLYGPKGVGALVLRSGVAVANLMFGAGHEQGRRPGTENVLAIVGLGVACELAADDVASEGHRLANLRDRLATIITAGQPDAVVHAARAPRLPNTLSVGFPARIAGEIMARLPDVAVSAGAACHGDAIHVSHVLQAMGVPRDVAVGTLRLSLGRMTTAAEIEAAGARIVAAAAATPRVGTGDSV